From Mastacembelus armatus chromosome 13, fMasArm1.2, whole genome shotgun sequence, one genomic window encodes:
- the taf15 gene encoding TATA-binding protein-associated factor 2N: MATDSGYGQHGGSQSYGAYGGQQSGQGYGQGNGSGSYTGQSFGGFGQQSGTQEGYSQPQQQSYENYGQDSSWYGDKPSFGQQSSYGQQGSYGGQGQGGEGYGQQSSYGSQGQGGGAGGGGGGGGGGGGGGGGYGGQAGQGQGAGGSYGRWSEGEDGGQGGRFGREHGDRSEGGGFRGRGRGGYDRSGGYDRGGYDRGGRGGPPGMGGGDRGGYKNYGGPRDYSSRDEPVGEQDNSDNNTIFVQGLGEDVTVQEVGDFFKQIGIIKVNKKTGQPMINIYSDKATGRPKGEATVSFDDPPSAKAAIEWFDGKEFNGKPIKVSFATRRAEFAQRGGGRGGRGGFRGRGGGGGGGGGGPNFDIKGGDWPCPNSSCGNMNFARRQECNKCGAPKPGDGGFGGDRGGRGGFGGDRGGGFRGRGGFRGGDRGGYGRGGGGGAGGGFGGGYKMGGRGDRRDDRRDRPY, translated from the exons ATGGCCACTG attcAGGCTACGGTCAGCATGGCGGCTCCCAAAG CTATGGGGCATATGGAGGTCAGCAAAGCGGACAG GGTTATGGCCAGGGAAATGGCAGTGGCTCTTATACAGGGCAGAGTTTCGGGGGCTTTGGACAGCAAAGTGGAACACAAG AGGGGTATAGCCAGCCCCAGCAACAGAGCTATGAAAATTATGGCCAGGATTCATCTTG GTATGGTGACAAGCCATCTTTTGGACAACAAAGCTCATATGGGCAACAAGGATCCTATGGTGGCCAGGGTCAAGGAGGAGAAGGCTATGGACAGCAAAGCTCCTATGGTAGCCAGGGACAGGGCGGCGGGGccggtggtggtggtggtggtggcggcggtggtggcggcggcggcggcggatATGGTGGCCAAGCTGGCCAAGGGCAAGGTGCTGGTGGCAGCTATGGAAGATGGAGCGAAG GTGAAGATGGTGGTCAAGGTGGGAGGTTTGGACGTGAGCATGGAGACCGTTCAGAAGGAGGTGGCTTCAGAGGCCGAGGCCGTGGTGGCTATGACCGCAGTGGCGGATATGACCGCGGTGGATACGACCGTGGCGGAAGAGGTGGACCTCCTGGTATGGG AGGTGGTGACCGTGGTGGCTACAAAAATTACGGTG GCCCACGAGACTACAGCTCAAGGGATGAACCAG TTGGAGAGCAGGACAACTCTGACAACAACACCATCTTTGTACAGGGACTAGGAGAAGATGTCACGGTTCAGGAAGTTGGTGATTTCTTCAAACAAATTGGTATCATTAAG GTGAACAAGAAGACTGGCCAGCCAATGATCAACATCTACTCTGACAAGGCAACCGGTCGACCAAAGGGAGAAGCTACAGTGTCATTTGATGACCCACCCTCTGCTAAAGCTGCTATTGAATGGTTTGATG gCAAGGAATTCAATGGCAAACCTATCAAAGTGTCATTTGCCACCCGCAGGGCTGAATTCGCACAGAGAGGGGGTGGAAGAGGTGGGCGAGGAG GTTTCAGAGGtcgtggtggtggtggtggtggtggaggtggaggaccCAACTTTGACATTAAAGGAGGAGATTGGCCTTGTCCCAACAG CTCTTGTGGCAACATGAATTTTGCGCGACGGCAGGAGTGCAACAAGTGTGGTGCACCCAAACcaggagatggagggtttggaGGTG ATCGTGGTGGCAGAGGGGGTTTTGGCGGTGACAGAGGTGGGGGTTTCAGAGGTCGTGGAGGTTTCCGTGGTGGAGACCGTGGAGGCTACGGAAGAGGCGGcggtggtggtgctggaggagGATTTGGAGGTGGCTACAAGATGGGAGGAAG AGGTGACCGCAGAGACGACAGACGAGACCGGCCATACTAA
- the porb gene encoding P450 (cytochrome) oxidoreductase b isoform X2, with the protein MGCVFSLPEDRRDAAERAPTTRDTSFIEKMKKTSKNIIVFYGSQTGTAEEFANRLSKDAQRYGMKGMAADPEEYDMGELSRLSEIKNSLAIFCMATYGEGDPTDNAQDFYDWLQENDDEDLSGLNYTVFALGNKTYEHYNAMGKYVDKRLEELGAKRIFDLGLGDDDGNLEEDFISWREQFWPAVCEHFGVEALGEESSIRQYELKVHTDINMNKVYTGEIGRLKSFEIQKPPFDSKNPFLAAVTVNRRLNKGGDRHLMHLELDITGSKIRYESGDHVAVFPTNEAALVNKLGQILGVDLDVVISLNNLDEESNKKHPFPCPTTYRMALTHYLDITHPPRTNVLYELAQYASDPKDQENMRKMASSSPEGKALYQSWVLDASRNILAILEDMPSLRPPIDHLCELLPRLQARYYSIASSSKVHPNSIHICAVVVEYETKTGRINKGVATNWLKNKLVTDNGHKSTVPMYIRKSQFRLPFKATNPVIMIGPGTGIAPFMGFIQERGWLKQQGKEVGETVMFFGCRHKNEDYIYQEELEEAESNGVLTQLNVAFSRDQEQKVYVQHLLKKNKEHIWNLIHSDNAHIYICGDARNMAKDVQAAFHDIAEELGGMTRTQATDYIKKLMTKGRYSQDVWS; encoded by the exons ATGGGCTGTGTCTTCTCCCTGCCAGAGGACAGGAGAGATGCTGCTGAGAG agcACCCACCACAAGAGACACAagttttattgagaaaatgaagaaaaca AGCAAGAACATCATTGTGTTCTACGGCTCACAGACGGGCACAGCAGAAGAATTTGCTAACAGGCTCTCCAAAGACGCTCAGCGTTATGGCATGAAAGGAATGGCTGCCGATCCAGAGGAGTATGACATG GGGGAACTTTCCCGTCTGTCCGAGATTAAAAACTCCCTTGCCATATTTTGCATGGCCACATATGGTGAGGGAGACCCAACAGATAACGCCCAGGACTTCTATGACTGGCTGCAGGAAAATGATGATGAAGACCTGTCTGGACTAAACTACACT GTATTTGCTCTGGGCAACAAGACATATGAACACTACAATGCAATGGGAAAATATGTTGACAAAAGACTTGAAGAACTGGGAGCCAAGCGCATTTTTGATCTTGGTTTGGGAGATGATGATGGCAA tctggaAGAGGACTTCATTTCTTGGAGAGAACAGTTTTGGCCGGCTGTCTGCGAGCACTTTGGAGTGGAAGCCTTAGGAGAAGAATCAAG TATACGACAGTACGAGCTGAAGGTGCACACAGACATCAACATGAACAAAGTGTACACAGGAGAGATTGGCCGCCTGAAGAGCTTTGAGATCCAAAAGCC gCCCTTTGATTCGAAAAACCCTTTCTTGGCTGCAGTTACTGTCAACCGCAGACTCAACAAAGGTGGTGATAGACATCTTATGCACCTGGAGCTAGACATAACAGGCTCTAAGATCAG ATATGAGTCAGGagatcatgttgctgtttttcctaCAAATGAAGCTGCATTGGTGAACAAGCTGGGACAAATCCTTGGAGTGGACCTTGATGTGGTTATCTCTCTCAACAACCTTGATG aggaGTCCAACAAGAAGCACCCTTTCCCTTGTCCCACCACCTACCGCATGGCCCTCACTCACTACCTGGACATCACACATCCTCCTCGCACCAACGTCCTCTACGAGCTGGCACAGTACGCCTCTGACCCCAAAGACCAGGAGAACATGCGCAAGATGGCCTCCTCCTCACCTGAGGGCAAG GCACTTTACCAGAGTTGGGTGTTGGATGCCAGTAGAAACATCCTCGCCATCCTGGAGGATATGCCATCTTTGCGGCCTCCCATTGACCACCTGTGTGAGCTTCTACCTCGTCTCCAGGCTCGCTATTATTCCATTGCCTCCTCCTCAAAG GTGCACCCCAACAGCATCCACATCTGTGCCGTAGTGGTGGAATACGAAACCAAGACTGGCCGCATCAACAAGGGAGTTGCCACCAACTGGCTGAAGAACAAACTGGTCACAGACAATGGCCACAAATCCACCGTTCCCATGTACATCCGCAAGTCTCAGTTCCGCCTGCCCTTCAAAGCCACCAACCCAGTGATCATGATTGGCCCTGGGACAGGAATCGCTCCCTTCATGGGCTTCATCCAAGAGAGGGGCTGGCTCAAACAGCAAG GAAAGGAGGTTGGAGAGACGGTGATGTTTTTTGGCTGCAGACATAAGAATGAGGATTATATCTaccaggaggagctggaggaagcaGAGAGCAATGGGGTCCTGACGCAGCTTAATGTTGCTTTCTCCAGAGACCAGGAGCAAAAG GTGTATGTACAGCATCtcctgaagaaaaataaagaacacaTATGGAATCTGATTCACTCAGACAACGCTCATATCTACATCTGCGG AGATGCAAGGAACATGGCCAAGGACGTGCAGGCGGCCTTCCACGACATTGCAGAAGAGCTCGGAGGCATGACGCGTACCCAGGCTACAGATTACATCAAGAAACTGATGACCAAGGGACGCTACTCACAAGATGTCTGGAGTTAA
- the porb gene encoding P450 (cytochrome) oxidoreductase b isoform X1, with amino-acid sequence MSDMDSETTTHTEPVMSEEEPLFSNLDLFLFSLIVGLVIYWFMSRKKPEPIPEFKKLDTPAPTTRDTSFIEKMKKTSKNIIVFYGSQTGTAEEFANRLSKDAQRYGMKGMAADPEEYDMGELSRLSEIKNSLAIFCMATYGEGDPTDNAQDFYDWLQENDDEDLSGLNYTVFALGNKTYEHYNAMGKYVDKRLEELGAKRIFDLGLGDDDGNLEEDFISWREQFWPAVCEHFGVEALGEESSIRQYELKVHTDINMNKVYTGEIGRLKSFEIQKPPFDSKNPFLAAVTVNRRLNKGGDRHLMHLELDITGSKIRYESGDHVAVFPTNEAALVNKLGQILGVDLDVVISLNNLDEESNKKHPFPCPTTYRMALTHYLDITHPPRTNVLYELAQYASDPKDQENMRKMASSSPEGKALYQSWVLDASRNILAILEDMPSLRPPIDHLCELLPRLQARYYSIASSSKVHPNSIHICAVVVEYETKTGRINKGVATNWLKNKLVTDNGHKSTVPMYIRKSQFRLPFKATNPVIMIGPGTGIAPFMGFIQERGWLKQQGKEVGETVMFFGCRHKNEDYIYQEELEEAESNGVLTQLNVAFSRDQEQKVYVQHLLKKNKEHIWNLIHSDNAHIYICGDARNMAKDVQAAFHDIAEELGGMTRTQATDYIKKLMTKGRYSQDVWS; translated from the exons ATGTCAGACATGGACTCTGAgaccaccacacacactgagcctGTGATGAGTGAAGAGGAGCCTCTTTTCAGCAACCTGgacctcttcctcttctccctgaTTGTCGGCCTTGTCATTTATTGGTTCATGTCCCGCAAGAAGCCTGAGCCCATCCCTGAATTTAAGAAACTCGACACACC agcACCCACCACAAGAGACACAagttttattgagaaaatgaagaaaaca AGCAAGAACATCATTGTGTTCTACGGCTCACAGACGGGCACAGCAGAAGAATTTGCTAACAGGCTCTCCAAAGACGCTCAGCGTTATGGCATGAAAGGAATGGCTGCCGATCCAGAGGAGTATGACATG GGGGAACTTTCCCGTCTGTCCGAGATTAAAAACTCCCTTGCCATATTTTGCATGGCCACATATGGTGAGGGAGACCCAACAGATAACGCCCAGGACTTCTATGACTGGCTGCAGGAAAATGATGATGAAGACCTGTCTGGACTAAACTACACT GTATTTGCTCTGGGCAACAAGACATATGAACACTACAATGCAATGGGAAAATATGTTGACAAAAGACTTGAAGAACTGGGAGCCAAGCGCATTTTTGATCTTGGTTTGGGAGATGATGATGGCAA tctggaAGAGGACTTCATTTCTTGGAGAGAACAGTTTTGGCCGGCTGTCTGCGAGCACTTTGGAGTGGAAGCCTTAGGAGAAGAATCAAG TATACGACAGTACGAGCTGAAGGTGCACACAGACATCAACATGAACAAAGTGTACACAGGAGAGATTGGCCGCCTGAAGAGCTTTGAGATCCAAAAGCC gCCCTTTGATTCGAAAAACCCTTTCTTGGCTGCAGTTACTGTCAACCGCAGACTCAACAAAGGTGGTGATAGACATCTTATGCACCTGGAGCTAGACATAACAGGCTCTAAGATCAG ATATGAGTCAGGagatcatgttgctgtttttcctaCAAATGAAGCTGCATTGGTGAACAAGCTGGGACAAATCCTTGGAGTGGACCTTGATGTGGTTATCTCTCTCAACAACCTTGATG aggaGTCCAACAAGAAGCACCCTTTCCCTTGTCCCACCACCTACCGCATGGCCCTCACTCACTACCTGGACATCACACATCCTCCTCGCACCAACGTCCTCTACGAGCTGGCACAGTACGCCTCTGACCCCAAAGACCAGGAGAACATGCGCAAGATGGCCTCCTCCTCACCTGAGGGCAAG GCACTTTACCAGAGTTGGGTGTTGGATGCCAGTAGAAACATCCTCGCCATCCTGGAGGATATGCCATCTTTGCGGCCTCCCATTGACCACCTGTGTGAGCTTCTACCTCGTCTCCAGGCTCGCTATTATTCCATTGCCTCCTCCTCAAAG GTGCACCCCAACAGCATCCACATCTGTGCCGTAGTGGTGGAATACGAAACCAAGACTGGCCGCATCAACAAGGGAGTTGCCACCAACTGGCTGAAGAACAAACTGGTCACAGACAATGGCCACAAATCCACCGTTCCCATGTACATCCGCAAGTCTCAGTTCCGCCTGCCCTTCAAAGCCACCAACCCAGTGATCATGATTGGCCCTGGGACAGGAATCGCTCCCTTCATGGGCTTCATCCAAGAGAGGGGCTGGCTCAAACAGCAAG GAAAGGAGGTTGGAGAGACGGTGATGTTTTTTGGCTGCAGACATAAGAATGAGGATTATATCTaccaggaggagctggaggaagcaGAGAGCAATGGGGTCCTGACGCAGCTTAATGTTGCTTTCTCCAGAGACCAGGAGCAAAAG GTGTATGTACAGCATCtcctgaagaaaaataaagaacacaTATGGAATCTGATTCACTCAGACAACGCTCATATCTACATCTGCGG AGATGCAAGGAACATGGCCAAGGACGTGCAGGCGGCCTTCCACGACATTGCAGAAGAGCTCGGAGGCATGACGCGTACCCAGGCTACAGATTACATCAAGAAACTGATGACCAAGGGACGCTACTCACAAGATGTCTGGAGTTAA